In the genome of Xanthobacteraceae bacterium, one region contains:
- a CDS encoding glutamate racemase, whose product MQDSLATSVNPSVLVFDSGLGGLTVLREISAARRDLNLVYALDDEGFPYGPRSDEDVIARVDAVMDGLIECYRPDLVVIACNTASTLVLPPLRAKHKMPFVGTVPAVKPACAQSKTKRISVLATPGTVKRDYTRALIEEFAADCKVDLVGSPQLAPLAETALRGHAVADEAIWKEIAPAFVDDGSRTDTVVLACTHYPLLLERFVRLAPWPVEWVDPAPAIARRVASLLPAPGNPVAALVRAHFTSGKPPGLSLAKLLKSFGIEAAGEAV is encoded by the coding sequence ATGCAGGATTCGTTAGCCACTTCCGTCAACCCGTCCGTGCTCGTGTTCGACTCCGGGCTTGGAGGGCTGACCGTGCTGCGCGAGATTTCAGCCGCGCGGCGCGACCTGAACCTCGTCTATGCGCTGGATGACGAGGGCTTCCCCTATGGGCCGCGCAGCGACGAGGATGTAATCGCGCGCGTCGATGCGGTGATGGATGGCCTGATCGAGTGCTACCGGCCCGATCTAGTCGTGATTGCGTGCAATACCGCGTCCACGCTGGTTCTTCCGCCGCTGCGGGCGAAACATAAAATGCCGTTCGTCGGCACCGTTCCGGCGGTCAAGCCGGCCTGCGCGCAGTCGAAGACCAAGCGCATTTCGGTGCTGGCCACTCCGGGCACCGTTAAGCGCGACTACACGCGCGCGCTGATCGAGGAATTTGCCGCCGACTGCAAAGTCGATCTGGTCGGAAGTCCGCAGCTCGCGCCGCTCGCGGAAACAGCGTTGCGCGGGCATGCGGTCGCCGACGAGGCGATCTGGAAGGAAATCGCCCCGGCATTCGTCGATGACGGATCGAGGACCGACACGGTCGTGCTGGCCTGCACGCATTATCCGTTGCTGCTGGAGCGTTTCGTCCGCCTCGCGCCGTGGCCGGTGGAGTGGGTCGATCCGGCGCCCGCCATCGCGCGGAGGGTCGCGAGTCTCTTGCCTGCTCCCGGCAATCCCGTCGCGGCGTTGGTGCGGGCGCATTTCACCAGCGGCAAACCGCCGGGCCTTTCTCTTGCTAAGTTGTTGAAATCATTTGGTATCGAGGCGGCGGGCGAGGCTGTTTGA
- the purQ gene encoding phosphoribosylformylglycinamidine synthase subunit PurQ, which yields MNAAVVLFPGSNREGDVASAIKRISGKEASIVWHADTTLPAKTDLVVLPGGFSYGDYLRCGAIAARAPIMKAVGEHAARGGLVLGICNGFQILCEAQLLPGVLQRNAQLRFMCKEVYLRVERSDTPYTRRYNAGDVLKIPVAHGEGNYTADVETIKRLEGDGRVLFRYTSPEGKLDAAWNYNGATNAIAGILSEKLNVLGLMPHPENHVDPAIGPTDGRGLFESIKTVLEAA from the coding sequence TTGAACGCCGCCGTCGTTCTTTTCCCCGGCTCCAATCGCGAAGGCGATGTCGCCAGCGCGATCAAGCGCATCTCCGGCAAGGAAGCGTCCATCGTCTGGCACGCCGACACTACCCTCCCCGCGAAAACCGATCTCGTCGTTTTGCCCGGCGGCTTTTCCTACGGCGACTATTTGCGCTGCGGCGCCATCGCTGCGCGCGCGCCGATCATGAAGGCGGTCGGCGAGCACGCCGCGCGCGGCGGCCTCGTACTCGGCATCTGCAACGGATTTCAGATCCTCTGCGAGGCGCAGTTGCTGCCCGGCGTGTTGCAACGGAACGCGCAACTTCGCTTCATGTGCAAGGAAGTCTATCTGCGCGTCGAGCGTTCCGACACGCCTTACACGCGCCGCTATAACGCGGGCGACGTGCTGAAAATCCCGGTCGCGCACGGCGAAGGCAACTACACGGCGGACGTCGAGACCATCAAGCGCCTCGAAGGCGATGGCCGCGTGCTGTTCCGCTACACCTCGCCCGAAGGCAAGCTCGACGCGGCGTGGAATTACAACGGCGCGACCAACGCCATCGCGGGGATTCTCTCGGAGAAGCTGAACGTGCTCGGCCTGATGCCGCATCCGGAAAATCACGTCGATCCCGCCATCGGCCCGACCGACGGCCGCGGCCTGTTCGAAAGCATCAAGACCGTCCTGGAGGCGGCGTGA
- a CDS encoding multidrug efflux RND transporter permease subunit, protein MPSFFIDRPIFAWVVALLVCLGGMLSIPRLPVAQYPIIAPPSISISTSYPGASPENIYNSVTRIIEEELNGAAGILNFESTSDSLGQVEIIANFVPGTNTESASVEVQNRIKRVEARLPRAVMQQGILIEEASSAVLQIITLRTTDDSLDEIALGDFMVRNIVGELRRIPGVGRVNLYSTERALRIWIDPAKLIGFNLTADDVTRAINAQNAQVASGAIGAEPSNKGQQIAALVLVKGQLQSPEEFGAIVLRANTDGSTVRLRDVARIEVGGLSYQFNTRQDGKQTAGLSVLLSPTGNALATANAVKAKMAELSNFFPPNIKYDIPYDITPTVEASIRKVLMTLAEAVVLVFLIMLLFLQNIRYTIIPTIVVPVALLGTCMVLTLFGLSINMLTLFSMVLAIGILVDDAIVVVENVERIMAEEGLPPKEATRKAMGQITGAIIGITLVLVSVFIPMAFFPGSVGIIYQQFSITMVAAIAFSALMALSLTPALCATLLKPVKAGHHHEKKGLFGWFNKRMDTARDRYKGVVQWSLPRVGRLMLIYAALLVGVAWGLTRLPGGFLPVDDQGFITVDVQTPPEASYNRTLNAVKEVEDYLLKRDGIDKITFLTGFSFLGQGMNTAQAFITLKHWSERGSNDSAQKIVAEVNEKLGRTIRDAKISALEPPPIDNLGNSSGFSFRLQDRGQKGYTELMRAKDQLLALAERSPVLQDVYVEGLSPAPQVELNIDREKAAAFGVTFDEINNAISTYLGSAYINDFPNRGRMQRVIVQGDGGSRMQADQILSYSVRNSRSQLVPFSSFATVNWSVGPAQIVGFNYYPSVRISGSARPGFTSGDAIAEMERLMRQLPRGFGYEWTGQSLQEKLSGSQAPLLLALSALLVFLVLAALYESWTIPLAVLLTVPLGLLGAVLAATLRGLPNDVYFTVGLITIIGLAAKDGILIIEFAKSLREQGKSLKDATLEACELRFRPILMTGLAFCAGVAPMVIASGASAKSQQALGTVVMGGMLSVVILALLMVPVFFVVVMRTFSAEGLGSLKVASVPGRVKAAAAGLRKRTSARLKLKRSKS, encoded by the coding sequence ATGCCGAGCTTCTTCATCGACCGGCCCATCTTTGCGTGGGTCGTGGCCCTCCTCGTTTGTCTGGGAGGTATGCTCAGCATTCCGCGTCTGCCGGTCGCGCAATACCCGATCATCGCGCCGCCCTCGATCTCGATCAGCACCAGCTATCCGGGCGCGTCGCCGGAAAATATCTACAACAGCGTCACCCGGATTATTGAAGAGGAACTGAACGGCGCCGCCGGCATCCTCAATTTCGAATCCACCAGCGACTCGCTGGGGCAGGTGGAAATCATCGCGAACTTCGTGCCCGGCACGAATACGGAAAGCGCATCCGTCGAGGTCCAGAACCGCATCAAGCGCGTGGAAGCGCGGTTGCCGCGGGCGGTCATGCAGCAGGGCATCCTGATCGAAGAAGCCTCCAGCGCGGTGCTCCAGATCATCACGCTACGCACGACAGACGACAGCCTGGACGAAATCGCGCTCGGCGACTTCATGGTGCGCAATATCGTCGGCGAGTTACGGCGTATTCCCGGCGTGGGCCGGGTAAACCTCTACTCCACCGAGCGCGCACTGCGCATCTGGATCGACCCCGCGAAACTGATCGGCTTTAATCTCACTGCGGACGACGTAACGCGCGCGATCAACGCGCAGAATGCACAGGTAGCATCGGGTGCCATCGGCGCTGAGCCGAGCAACAAGGGTCAACAGATTGCCGCGCTGGTGCTGGTAAAGGGCCAGCTACAATCGCCGGAAGAATTCGGCGCCATCGTGCTGCGCGCGAATACCGACGGTTCCACCGTGAGGTTGCGCGATGTGGCGCGGATCGAAGTCGGCGGGCTGAGTTACCAGTTCAACACGCGGCAGGACGGCAAGCAGACCGCGGGTCTTTCCGTGCTGCTTTCGCCGACCGGCAACGCGCTTGCCACTGCCAATGCGGTGAAAGCGAAGATGGCGGAGCTTTCCAACTTTTTTCCGCCCAACATCAAGTACGACATCCCCTACGACATCACCCCCACAGTCGAGGCTTCGATCCGCAAGGTGCTGATGACGCTGGCGGAAGCAGTGGTGCTGGTGTTCCTGATCATGCTGCTGTTCCTCCAGAACATTCGCTACACGATCATCCCGACCATCGTGGTGCCGGTGGCGTTGCTCGGCACCTGCATGGTGCTGACCCTGTTCGGCCTTTCCATCAACATGCTGACGTTGTTCAGCATGGTGCTGGCAATCGGCATCCTCGTCGACGACGCCATCGTGGTGGTCGAGAACGTCGAGCGCATCATGGCGGAGGAGGGATTGCCGCCCAAGGAAGCCACCCGCAAGGCGATGGGTCAGATCACTGGTGCGATCATAGGCATTACGCTGGTGCTGGTCTCGGTCTTTATTCCGATGGCGTTCTTCCCCGGTTCGGTGGGGATCATCTACCAGCAGTTCTCGATCACGATGGTCGCGGCAATCGCTTTCTCCGCGCTGATGGCGCTTTCGCTCACGCCGGCGCTCTGCGCCACGCTGCTGAAGCCGGTGAAGGCAGGCCACCATCATGAGAAGAAGGGCCTGTTCGGCTGGTTCAACAAGCGCATGGACACCGCGCGCGACCGATACAAGGGCGTCGTACAGTGGTCGTTGCCGCGCGTGGGCCGGCTCATGCTGATTTACGCCGCGCTGCTGGTTGGCGTGGCGTGGGGACTGACACGACTGCCGGGCGGCTTTCTCCCGGTTGACGATCAGGGCTTCATCACGGTGGACGTGCAGACGCCGCCGGAAGCCTCCTATAACCGCACGCTCAACGCGGTGAAGGAGGTGGAAGACTATCTCTTGAAGCGCGACGGCATCGACAAGATCACTTTCCTCACCGGCTTCAGCTTTCTCGGGCAGGGCATGAACACCGCGCAGGCGTTCATTACCCTCAAGCACTGGTCGGAGCGAGGATCGAACGATTCCGCGCAGAAGATCGTGGCGGAGGTCAACGAAAAGCTCGGCCGCACGATCCGCGACGCCAAGATTTCGGCGCTGGAGCCGCCGCCCATCGACAACCTCGGCAACTCCTCCGGTTTCAGCTTCCGGCTGCAGGATCGCGGCCAGAAGGGATACACCGAGCTGATGCGGGCCAAGGACCAGTTGCTTGCGCTCGCGGAACGCAGTCCGGTTCTTCAGGACGTTTACGTTGAGGGATTGTCGCCCGCGCCACAGGTCGAACTGAACATCGACCGCGAGAAGGCGGCGGCGTTTGGCGTCACCTTCGACGAGATCAACAACGCGATCTCAACCTATCTCGGTTCCGCCTACATCAACGACTTCCCAAACCGCGGGCGCATGCAGCGCGTGATCGTGCAGGGCGACGGCGGTTCGCGGATGCAGGCGGACCAGATATTGTCCTACAGCGTTCGCAACAGCCGCAGCCAGCTTGTGCCGTTCTCCTCCTTCGCGACCGTGAACTGGTCGGTTGGTCCGGCACAGATCGTGGGCTTCAATTATTACCCCTCGGTGCGTATTTCCGGCTCGGCAAGGCCGGGCTTCACCTCCGGCGATGCCATCGCGGAAATGGAGCGCTTAATGCGGCAGCTTCCGCGCGGTTTCGGCTACGAATGGACCGGACAGTCGCTACAGGAGAAGCTTTCCGGTTCGCAGGCGCCATTACTGCTCGCGCTTTCCGCATTGCTGGTCTTCCTTGTGCTTGCGGCGCTCTATGAAAGCTGGACGATTCCGCTCGCGGTGCTGCTGACCGTGCCGCTGGGACTGCTCGGCGCGGTGCTGGCGGCGACATTACGCGGGTTGCCGAACGACGTCTATTTCACGGTCGGACTGATTACGATCATCGGTCTCGCGGCGAAAGACGGCATCCTCATCATCGAGTTTGCGAAGTCCCTGCGCGAGCAGGGCAAGTCTCTGAAGGACGCGACGCTGGAAGCCTGCGAGTTGCGCTTCCGCCCGATCCTGATGACGGGTCTCGCGTTCTGTGCCGGCGTCGCGCCGATGGTGATTGCATCGGGGGCGAGCGCGAAGAGCCAGCAGGCGCTCGGCACAGTCGTGATGGGCGGGATGCTTTCGGTGGTCATCCTCGCGCTCTTGATGGTGCCGGTGTTCTTCGTGGTGGTGATGCGGACGTTTTCGGCAGAAGGACTGGGCAGCCTCAAGGTTGCGAGCGTGCCGGGGCGGGTAAAGGCTGCTGCTGCGGGCCTGCGGAAGCGGACCTCGGCACGGTTGAAACTCAAGCGCTCGAAGTCATAG
- the rpsD gene encoding 30S ribosomal protein S4, whose amino-acid sequence MSKRHSAKHKLDRRLGENIWGRPKSPVNRREYGPGQHGQRRKGRPSDFGVQLRAKQKLKGYYGNISEKQFLGIYKESVRRRGDTSALLIGLLESRLDAIIYRAKFVPTVFAARQFINHGHVQVNGKKATIPSMRLEPGDVVSIKEKSKQLPLVLEATQLAERDVPDYIEADHTKMTAKLTRVPVLTEVPYPVQMEPHLVVEFYSR is encoded by the coding sequence ATGTCGAAGCGTCACTCGGCCAAGCACAAACTTGACCGCCGCCTGGGCGAAAATATCTGGGGCCGCCCGAAAAGCCCCGTCAACCGCCGCGAATATGGTCCGGGCCAGCATGGCCAGCGCCGCAAGGGCCGCCCGTCCGACTTCGGCGTGCAGCTGCGCGCGAAGCAGAAGCTCAAGGGCTACTACGGCAACATTTCCGAGAAGCAGTTCCTCGGCATTTACAAAGAGTCGGTCCGCCGCCGCGGCGACACCAGCGCGCTCCTGATCGGCCTGCTCGAGAGCCGTCTCGACGCGATCATCTACCGCGCGAAGTTCGTGCCGACTGTTTTCGCCGCCCGCCAGTTTATCAACCACGGCCACGTGCAGGTGAACGGCAAGAAGGCGACGATCCCGAGCATGCGCCTTGAGCCGGGCGACGTGGTTTCGATCAAGGAAAAGTCGAAGCAGTTGCCGCTGGTGCTGGAAGCGACCCAGCTCGCCGAGCGCGACGTGCCGGACTACATCGAAGCCGACCACACCAAGATGACCGCCAAACTGACCCGCGTGCCGGTGCTTACCGAAGTGCCGTACCCGGTGCAGATGGAGCCGCATCTGGTCGTCGAATTCTACTCGCGCTAA
- the purL gene encoding phosphoribosylformylglycinamidine synthase subunit PurL, whose protein sequence is MSNIVKITPELVAEHGLKPDEYDRILKLIGREPTITELGIFSAMWNEHCSYKSSKVHLKTLPVTGKIVIQGPGENAGVIDIGDGLVCVFKMESHNHPSFIEPYQGAGTGVGGILRDVFTMGARPIACLNALRFGSPDHPRTRHLVSGVVAGIGGYGNSFGVPTVGGSVGFHERYDGNILVNAMAVGIAKADGIFYAKATGVGLPVVYLGSKTGRDGIHGATMASAEFGEGAEEKRPTVQVGDPFAEKLLLEACLEIMAKGCVVAIQDMGAAGLTCSAVEMGAKGDLGIELDLEKVPVREEAMTAYEMMLSESQERMLMVLKPGKEAEAESIFRKWGLDFAIVGHTTDDLRFRVRVNGDEMANLPIKELGDQAPEYNRPFTETPKLPVLDAASVPAPASLADALEALVASPDLCSKRWVWEQYDHLILNNTVQRPGGDAAVVRVLDGPKALAICTDVTPRYCQADPFEGGKQAVAECWRNITAVGGKPLAITDNLNFGNPEKPDIMGQFVGCIRGIKEACLALEFPVVSGNVSLYNETHGRAILPTPTIGAVGLLDDFTKSASIAFKNEGEAILLLGDTSGWLGQSSYLYTLHGREEGAPPPVDLAKEKKTGDLVRALIGAGRVTAVHDCSDGGLLVAVAEMAMAGVMGASLDAFASKTISPHAYWFGEDQARYVVTAPAAAVAEIEAAAAKAGVTATRIGTTGGAELTLSGERPIVVAELRKRHESWLPDYMAG, encoded by the coding sequence ATTTCCAACATCGTCAAGATCACGCCCGAACTCGTCGCGGAACATGGACTGAAGCCGGACGAGTACGATCGGATTCTGAAACTCATCGGCCGCGAACCGACGATCACCGAACTCGGTATCTTCTCGGCGATGTGGAACGAGCACTGCTCGTACAAGTCTTCCAAGGTTCACCTGAAGACGCTCCCGGTCACCGGCAAGATTGTGATTCAGGGACCGGGCGAGAACGCGGGCGTCATCGACATCGGCGACGGCCTCGTCTGCGTCTTCAAGATGGAAAGCCACAACCATCCGTCCTTCATCGAGCCGTATCAGGGCGCAGGAACGGGCGTTGGCGGCATCCTGCGCGACGTATTCACCATGGGCGCGCGGCCGATCGCGTGCCTGAATGCGTTGCGCTTCGGCTCGCCGGATCATCCGCGCACGCGCCACCTCGTTTCCGGCGTCGTTGCAGGCATCGGCGGCTATGGCAATTCGTTCGGCGTTCCGACCGTCGGCGGCTCGGTCGGCTTCCACGAGCGCTACGACGGCAACATCCTCGTCAACGCGATGGCGGTAGGCATCGCGAAAGCGGATGGAATCTTCTACGCGAAGGCCACCGGCGTCGGCTTGCCCGTCGTCTATCTCGGCTCGAAGACCGGCCGCGACGGCATCCACGGCGCAACCATGGCTTCCGCCGAATTCGGCGAAGGCGCGGAAGAAAAGCGCCCAACCGTGCAGGTCGGCGATCCGTTCGCCGAAAAACTTCTGCTGGAGGCCTGCCTGGAAATCATGGCCAAGGGCTGCGTCGTCGCCATTCAGGACATGGGTGCGGCGGGCCTCACCTGCTCAGCGGTCGAGATGGGCGCGAAGGGTGACCTCGGCATCGAACTCGATCTCGAAAAAGTGCCGGTGCGCGAAGAAGCGATGACCGCCTATGAGATGATGCTGTCCGAGTCTCAGGAGCGCATGCTGATGGTGCTCAAGCCCGGCAAGGAAGCCGAGGCCGAAAGCATCTTCCGGAAATGGGGCCTCGACTTCGCCATCGTCGGCCACACCACCGACGATCTGCGCTTCCGCGTGCGCGTGAACGGCGATGAAATGGCGAACCTGCCGATCAAGGAGCTTGGCGATCAGGCCCCCGAATACAATCGCCCGTTCACCGAAACGCCGAAGCTGCCCGTCCTCGATGCCGCGAGCGTGCCGGCTCCCGCTTCGCTTGCGGATGCGCTGGAAGCGCTCGTCGCCTCGCCCGACCTTTGCTCCAAGCGCTGGGTCTGGGAGCAGTACGACCACCTCATTCTGAACAACACCGTGCAGCGCCCCGGCGGCGACGCTGCCGTCGTGCGCGTGCTCGACGGCCCGAAGGCGCTCGCGATCTGCACCGACGTCACGCCGCGCTACTGCCAGGCCGATCCCTTCGAAGGCGGCAAGCAGGCGGTCGCCGAATGTTGGCGCAACATCACCGCCGTCGGCGGTAAGCCGCTCGCGATCACCGACAACCTGAACTTCGGCAATCCGGAGAAACCCGACATCATGGGCCAGTTCGTCGGCTGCATCCGCGGCATCAAGGAAGCCTGCCTCGCGCTGGAATTCCCGGTCGTGTCCGGCAACGTCTCGCTCTACAACGAGACCCATGGCCGCGCGATCCTGCCGACCCCTACCATCGGCGCGGTCGGCCTGCTCGACGATTTCACGAAGTCGGCTTCAATTGCCTTCAAGAACGAAGGCGAAGCGATCCTGCTGCTCGGTGACACGAGCGGCTGGCTTGGCCAGTCGTCGTACCTCTACACCTTGCATGGCAGGGAAGAAGGCGCGCCACCGCCGGTAGACCTCGCCAAGGAGAAGAAGACTGGTGACCTCGTCCGTGCGCTGATCGGCGCGGGCCGGGTCACGGCCGTCCACGATTGCTCCGATGGCGGCCTCCTCGTCGCGGTCGCGGAAATGGCGATGGCGGGTGTCATGGGTGCGTCGCTGGACGCCTTCGCATCCAAAACCATTTCGCCGCATGCCTATTGGTTCGGCGAGGATCAGGCCCGATATGTCGTGACGGCCCCCGCCGCCGCGGTGGCTGAAATCGAAGCGGCTGCCGCGAAAGCAGGCGTAACGGCCACCCGTATTGGGACGACCGGCGGCGCGGAATTGACCCTTTCCGGCGAGCGCCCGATTGTGGTGGCAGAGTTGCGAAAACGGCATGAGTCTTGGTTGCCGGACTACATGGCAGGCTAG
- a CDS encoding TrmJ/YjtD family RNA methyltransferase has product MPGAGTDRTKEWIAGSGPVIVLVEPQLAENIGAVARAMGNFGLSELRLVKPRDGWPNPGAHRTASGADRILEEAKLYDVLDQAIADCTLVIAATARQHDQIKDVVGPEQAARDLLPHVRAGNNAALVFGRERNGLEVHEVGLADKILTMPVNPAFASLNLAQAVIICAYEFYKLASENALPFVAPDFSPPASKAKFEAFFATVVNELERHEFFRPPEKRENMIVNLRNIFLRLRPTDQDMQTLHGVIRTLAQGSKGPATGGILRGGEAELLRELLNRQGGEVSSGTAPGKGLARLLRRNPTELERNLWKALTNDRRFAGQFKRNVPIGPHVTDFLAQSLRLILAIVPEEEDPAQKAMRDAKHAWLRARNYRIVEINSSERELEALLARIEQAMEVTSPSRG; this is encoded by the coding sequence ATGCCCGGAGCGGGAACAGACCGGACCAAGGAATGGATCGCAGGAAGCGGTCCGGTAATCGTTCTGGTCGAGCCGCAACTCGCCGAGAACATCGGCGCGGTCGCGCGCGCCATGGGCAATTTCGGGCTGTCCGAACTGCGTCTCGTGAAGCCGCGCGATGGCTGGCCGAATCCCGGAGCGCATCGCACGGCCTCAGGCGCGGACCGCATTCTAGAGGAAGCCAAACTTTACGACGTGCTGGATCAGGCGATTGCGGACTGCACGCTGGTAATCGCCGCGACTGCGCGGCAACACGACCAGATCAAGGATGTGGTCGGGCCGGAACAGGCGGCGCGCGATCTCCTGCCGCATGTGCGGGCAGGCAACAATGCTGCGCTTGTTTTCGGCCGGGAGCGCAACGGTCTCGAAGTCCATGAAGTGGGACTTGCCGACAAGATCCTCACCATGCCGGTAAACCCGGCCTTCGCCTCGCTCAACCTCGCGCAGGCGGTGATCATTTGCGCCTACGAGTTCTACAAGCTGGCTTCGGAGAACGCGCTGCCGTTCGTGGCGCCGGACTTTTCCCCGCCTGCCTCGAAAGCGAAGTTCGAAGCGTTCTTCGCAACGGTGGTGAACGAGCTGGAGCGGCACGAATTTTTCCGCCCGCCCGAAAAGCGCGAAAACATGATCGTGAATTTGCGCAATATCTTCCTGCGGCTGCGGCCCACCGATCAGGACATGCAGACGTTGCACGGCGTGATCCGCACGCTGGCGCAAGGCTCGAAGGGGCCAGCCACCGGCGGCATTCTACGCGGTGGGGAGGCGGAACTGCTCCGCGAACTCCTGAACCGGCAGGGCGGTGAAGTTTCGAGCGGAACCGCGCCGGGCAAGGGGCTGGCGCGTCTGCTCCGGCGTAACCCGACCGAACTGGAGCGTAATCTCTGGAAGGCGCTTACCAACGACCGCCGCTTCGCGGGACAATTCAAGCGCAACGTCCCCATCGGCCCGCATGTCACGGATTTCCTCGCGCAGTCCCTGCGCCTCATCCTCGCGATTGTGCCCGAGGAAGAAGACCCGGCACAGAAAGCGATGCGGGACGCGAAACACGCATGGCTGCGCGCGCGCAACTACCGGATCGTTGAGATAAATTCGAGCGAGCGGGAACTGGAGGCTCTGCTCGCACGAATTGAGCAGGCGATGGAAGTAACTTCTCCTAGCAGAGGCTGA
- a CDS encoding BolA family transcriptional regulator, whose translation MPMEAAEIERLIKEALPDARVEIKDLAGDNNHYAATVISDSFRGKSRVQQHQMVYAALKGQMGGVLHALALQTAAPD comes from the coding sequence ATGCCGATGGAAGCCGCCGAAATCGAACGCCTGATCAAGGAGGCGCTTCCCGACGCCCGTGTCGAGATCAAGGATCTGGCGGGCGACAACAACCATTATGCCGCCACGGTCATCTCCGATAGCTTCCGTGGCAAGAGCCGCGTGCAGCAGCATCAGATGGTCTATGCGGCACTGAAGGGGCAGATGGGTGGCGTGCTCCATGCCCTCGCGCTACAAACAGCGGCACCGGACTAG
- the grxD gene encoding Grx4 family monothiol glutaredoxin: MSIQDFIKNEVTSNDVVLFMKGTPQFPQCGFSGQVVQILDYVGAPYKGINVLDSAELRQGIKDYASWPTIPQLYVKGEFVGGADIVREMFQAGELQKMLAEKGVKAAAKA, encoded by the coding sequence ATGAGCATTCAGGATTTCATCAAGAACGAAGTGACCTCGAACGACGTCGTGCTGTTCATGAAAGGCACGCCGCAGTTCCCGCAATGCGGCTTCTCCGGTCAGGTCGTCCAGATTCTCGATTACGTCGGCGCGCCCTACAAGGGCATCAACGTGCTCGACAGCGCCGAACTGCGTCAGGGCATCAAGGACTACGCGAGCTGGCCGACCATCCCGCAGCTCTACGTCAAAGGCGAGTTCGTCGGCGGCGCGGATATCGTGCGCGAGATGTTCCAGGCCGGCGAATTGCAGAAGATGCTCGCGGAAAAAGGCGTGAAGGCCGCCGCGAAGGCGTAG
- a CDS encoding NADP-dependent isocitrate dehydrogenase yields MAKIKVKNPVVEMDGDEMTRIIWQLIKDKLIHPYLDIDLLYYDLGVEKRDETNDQITIDAANKTKEVGVAVKCATITPDEARVKEFNLKQMWKSPNGTIRNILGGVIFREPIICKNVPRLVPGWTQPIIVGRHAYGDQYRATDFKVPGKGTLTISFVGDDGKKIEHKVFDFPGSGVAMAMYNLDDSIREFARASMNYGLARNYPVYLSTKNTILKAYDGRFKDIFQEVFDNEFKAEFEKKKIVYEHRLIDDMVASALKWSGGYVWACKNYDGDVQSDTVAQGFGSLGLMTSVLLTPDGKTMEAEAAHGTVTRHYREHQKGKETSTNSIASIFAWTRGLSHRAKLDGNAELAKFAATLEKVCIDTVESGFMTKDLALLVGSDQKWLSTGGFLDKIDENLKKAMA; encoded by the coding sequence ATGGCGAAGATCAAGGTCAAGAATCCGGTCGTCGAAATGGACGGCGACGAGATGACACGGATCATCTGGCAGCTCATCAAGGACAAGCTGATCCACCCTTACCTCGACATCGACCTGCTCTACTACGATCTCGGCGTCGAGAAACGCGACGAAACCAACGACCAGATCACCATCGACGCCGCGAACAAGACCAAAGAAGTCGGCGTCGCCGTGAAATGCGCGACGATTACGCCCGACGAAGCGCGCGTAAAGGAATTCAATCTCAAGCAGATGTGGAAGTCGCCGAACGGCACCATCCGCAACATCCTCGGCGGCGTGATCTTCCGCGAACCGATCATCTGCAAGAACGTGCCGCGCCTCGTGCCGGGCTGGACCCAGCCGATCATCGTCGGCCGCCATGCCTACGGCGACCAGTACCGCGCCACCGACTTCAAGGTGCCGGGCAAGGGCACGCTGACCATCAGCTTCGTGGGCGATGACGGCAAGAAGATCGAACACAAGGTGTTCGACTTCCCCGGCAGCGGCGTCGCGATGGCGATGTACAACCTCGACGACTCGATCCGCGAATTCGCGCGCGCCTCGATGAACTACGGGCTTGCACGCAACTACCCGGTCTATCTCTCGACAAAGAACACGATTCTGAAAGCCTATGACGGCCGCTTCAAGGACATCTTTCAGGAAGTGTTCGACAACGAGTTCAAGGCCGAGTTCGAGAAGAAGAAGATCGTCTACGAACACCGCCTGATCGACGACATGGTGGCGTCCGCGCTGAAGTGGTCCGGCGGCTATGTCTGGGCGTGCAAGAACTACGACGGCGACGTGCAGTCCGACACCGTCGCGCAGGGCTTCGGCTCGCTCGGTCTTATGACCTCCGTGCTGCTGACGCCGGACGGCAAGACCATGGAAGCGGAAGCCGCCCACGGCACCGTCACGCGCCACTACCGCGAGCATCAGAAGGGCAAGGAGACCTCGACCAACTCCATCGCCTCGATCTTTGCATGGACCCGCGGCCTGTCGCATCGCGCCAAGCTCGACGGCAACGCCGAACTCGCGAAGTTCGCGGCGACGCTGGAGAAGGTCTGCATCGACACCGTCGAGAGCGGCTTCATGACCAAGGACCTCGCCCTCCTCGTCGGCTCCGACCAAAAGTGGCTGTCCACCGGCGGCTTCCTCGACAAGATCGACGAGAACCTGAAGAAGGCCATGGCTTAA